One genomic window of Bicyclus anynana chromosome 10, ilBicAnyn1.1, whole genome shotgun sequence includes the following:
- the LOC112047908 gene encoding synaptic vesicle glycoprotein 2C isoform X1 yields the protein MNGVTRCRSVSASSRARGSFRRAVKYILRFVLRPPPSVDEKSDLRVLVKSYGTIEKAIMTANGKLEKNAKSDSSIATLDEAMMLTGFGIYNILHMLLSGLILMGVIMQSLVMGYVMPAAQCDLELTLTQRGWLAAIPFLAIILTSYFWGWLADTRGRRFVMLFSMMISAVFSVLASLAPDIISFGLLSFCSSIFMSGPSAVVYTFLGEFTNLRHRDKMVAFGSSFVGIGTVVLPAISWLILPLEFSLPVPFLGIAYRPWRLLIVACTLPFILGTLFLLIAPESPKFLNASGQSEECLVVLRKIYAVNRRLPEDTYPVKTLVSEAHNTKPKDSKGLAAIFASMRDQTAPLFRSPLLPWTCLTCFVQFGIFATTNGFYIWFPTILNSLANHEGAETRICDVLDANQANKASASNGTLIKCDDTMNTATFEMSIYTGLVFCSMYIMVGFLVDFLGKKLILVVLLASTGLCGIAAHHASNQQLAVALFAIFQMCGACIGLTNAVTVELFPTKYRAMAVCLSMMMGRVGSMVGSNLIGLFLTVNCGASFYLFGAIVIVCSLCCLTLPAKKNAPSLEKQKTEVTQHQTHEPV from the exons ATGAATGGTGTTACAAGATGCCGGTCAGTCTCGGCCAGCTCTCGCGCTCGCGGGTCCTTCCGGAGGGCCGTCAAATATATCCTCAGATTTGTGTTGCGCCCACCGCCATCTGTTGACGAAAAGTCGGACCTACGTGTTTTAGTGAAATCGTATGGGACCATAGAAAAG GCAATCATGACGGCGAACGGCAAATTGGAGAAGAATGCGAAAAGCGACTCTTCCATCGCCACGCTTGACGAGGCCATGATGTTGACAG GATTTGGAATATACAACATCCTGCACATGCTGCTGAGCGGGCTGATCCTCATGGGCGTCATCATGCAGAGCCTGGTGATGGGGTACGTGATGCCGGCCGCGCAGTGCGACCTGGAGCTGACCCTCACGCAGCGCGGCTGGCTCGCGGCCATCCCCTTCCTTG CTATCATCCTCACGTCATACTTCTGGGGCTGGCTGGCTGACACGCGTGGACGCCGTTTCGTCATGCTCTTCTCTATGATGATCTCCGCGGTCTTCTCTGTGCTGGCCAGCTTGGCGCCGGACATCATCTCCTTCGGTCTTCTCTCTTTCTGCTCCTCTATTTT CATGTCTGGTCCGTCGGCAGTCGTGTACACCTTCCTGGGCGAGTTCACCAACCTGCGGCACCGAGACAAGATGGTGGCCTTCGGCTCCTCGTTTGTCGGCATCGGAACCGTCGTCCTACCAG CGATATCCTGGTTGATTCTCCCTCTGGAGTTCTCTCTCCCAGTGCCTTTCCTGGGAATCGCATACCGTCCTTGGAGACTTTTGATAGTGGCATGCACGCTGCCATTCATTCTTGGCACCCTGTTCCTACTCATCGCCCCGGAAAGTCCCAAGTTCTTAAACGCTTCGGGGCAGTCGGAAGAATGTTTAGTTGTGCTGAGGAAGATTTATGCAGTTAACAGAAGATTACCTGAGGATACTTATCCG GTTAAAACCTTAGTATCAGAAGCTCACAACACCAAGCCCAAGGACAGCAAGGGTTTGGCTGCCATCTTCGCATCAATGCGAGACCAGACAGCCCCTCTGTTCCGCTCTCCCTTACTGCCGTGGACCTGTCTCACCTGCTTCGTACAATTCGGAATATTTGCTAC TACTAACGGCTTCTACATCTGGTTCCCAACGATCTTGAACTCGCTCGCAAACCACGAGGGCGCGGAGACCAGGATATGCGACGTGCTGGATGCCAATCAGGCCAACAAGGCCAGCGCTTCTAATGGAACACTG atcAAATGCGACGACACCATGAACACAGCAACCTTCGAGATGTCGATCTACACGGGGCTGGTGTTCTGCTCCATGTACATCATGGTGGGCTTCCTCGTGGACTTCCTGGGCAAGAAGCTGATCCTGGTGGTGCTGCTAGCCAGTACGGGGTTATGTGGGATCGCAGCCCACCACGCCTCTAACCAGCAGCTGGCGGTGGCTCTGTTCGCAATTTTCCAAATGTGCGGCGCGTGTATTGGACTCACGAACGCTGTGACCGTGGAACTATTCCCTACTAAATATAg GGCGATGGCAGTGTGCCTGTCGATGATGATGGGCCGCGTGGGCTCCATGGTGGGCTCCAACCTCATCGGCCTGTTCCTCACCGTCAACTGCGGCGCCAGCTTCTACCTCTTCGGCGCCATTGTCATAG TGTGTTCATTATGCTGTCTCACTCTGCCGGCCAAGAAGAATGCTCCCTCCCTCGAAAAACAGAAGACAGAAGTGACTCAACACCAAACCCATGAACCTGTATGA
- the LOC112047908 gene encoding synaptic vesicle glycoprotein 2C isoform X2, producing MTANGKLEKNAKSDSSIATLDEAMMLTGFGIYNILHMLLSGLILMGVIMQSLVMGYVMPAAQCDLELTLTQRGWLAAIPFLAIILTSYFWGWLADTRGRRFVMLFSMMISAVFSVLASLAPDIISFGLLSFCSSIFMSGPSAVVYTFLGEFTNLRHRDKMVAFGSSFVGIGTVVLPAISWLILPLEFSLPVPFLGIAYRPWRLLIVACTLPFILGTLFLLIAPESPKFLNASGQSEECLVVLRKIYAVNRRLPEDTYPVKTLVSEAHNTKPKDSKGLAAIFASMRDQTAPLFRSPLLPWTCLTCFVQFGIFATTNGFYIWFPTILNSLANHEGAETRICDVLDANQANKASASNGTLIKCDDTMNTATFEMSIYTGLVFCSMYIMVGFLVDFLGKKLILVVLLASTGLCGIAAHHASNQQLAVALFAIFQMCGACIGLTNAVTVELFPTKYRAMAVCLSMMMGRVGSMVGSNLIGLFLTVNCGASFYLFGAIVIVCSLCCLTLPAKKNAPSLEKQKTEVTQHQTHEPV from the exons ATGACGGCGAACGGCAAATTGGAGAAGAATGCGAAAAGCGACTCTTCCATCGCCACGCTTGACGAGGCCATGATGTTGACAG GATTTGGAATATACAACATCCTGCACATGCTGCTGAGCGGGCTGATCCTCATGGGCGTCATCATGCAGAGCCTGGTGATGGGGTACGTGATGCCGGCCGCGCAGTGCGACCTGGAGCTGACCCTCACGCAGCGCGGCTGGCTCGCGGCCATCCCCTTCCTTG CTATCATCCTCACGTCATACTTCTGGGGCTGGCTGGCTGACACGCGTGGACGCCGTTTCGTCATGCTCTTCTCTATGATGATCTCCGCGGTCTTCTCTGTGCTGGCCAGCTTGGCGCCGGACATCATCTCCTTCGGTCTTCTCTCTTTCTGCTCCTCTATTTT CATGTCTGGTCCGTCGGCAGTCGTGTACACCTTCCTGGGCGAGTTCACCAACCTGCGGCACCGAGACAAGATGGTGGCCTTCGGCTCCTCGTTTGTCGGCATCGGAACCGTCGTCCTACCAG CGATATCCTGGTTGATTCTCCCTCTGGAGTTCTCTCTCCCAGTGCCTTTCCTGGGAATCGCATACCGTCCTTGGAGACTTTTGATAGTGGCATGCACGCTGCCATTCATTCTTGGCACCCTGTTCCTACTCATCGCCCCGGAAAGTCCCAAGTTCTTAAACGCTTCGGGGCAGTCGGAAGAATGTTTAGTTGTGCTGAGGAAGATTTATGCAGTTAACAGAAGATTACCTGAGGATACTTATCCG GTTAAAACCTTAGTATCAGAAGCTCACAACACCAAGCCCAAGGACAGCAAGGGTTTGGCTGCCATCTTCGCATCAATGCGAGACCAGACAGCCCCTCTGTTCCGCTCTCCCTTACTGCCGTGGACCTGTCTCACCTGCTTCGTACAATTCGGAATATTTGCTAC TACTAACGGCTTCTACATCTGGTTCCCAACGATCTTGAACTCGCTCGCAAACCACGAGGGCGCGGAGACCAGGATATGCGACGTGCTGGATGCCAATCAGGCCAACAAGGCCAGCGCTTCTAATGGAACACTG atcAAATGCGACGACACCATGAACACAGCAACCTTCGAGATGTCGATCTACACGGGGCTGGTGTTCTGCTCCATGTACATCATGGTGGGCTTCCTCGTGGACTTCCTGGGCAAGAAGCTGATCCTGGTGGTGCTGCTAGCCAGTACGGGGTTATGTGGGATCGCAGCCCACCACGCCTCTAACCAGCAGCTGGCGGTGGCTCTGTTCGCAATTTTCCAAATGTGCGGCGCGTGTATTGGACTCACGAACGCTGTGACCGTGGAACTATTCCCTACTAAATATAg GGCGATGGCAGTGTGCCTGTCGATGATGATGGGCCGCGTGGGCTCCATGGTGGGCTCCAACCTCATCGGCCTGTTCCTCACCGTCAACTGCGGCGCCAGCTTCTACCTCTTCGGCGCCATTGTCATAG TGTGTTCATTATGCTGTCTCACTCTGCCGGCCAAGAAGAATGCTCCCTCCCTCGAAAAACAGAAGACAGAAGTGACTCAACACCAAACCCATGAACCTGTATGA